GCAGAGGCACCCACTTCATGGTTCTTTGGTTTTAGACTTGGTGGTGTTCAGTGTTTTTTATTGGTGATCTGCAGTTTGATAGCCAGTGATATACATATGGTCATGAGTTGTTCTAAGTCTTCTGGCTCTCAAATCTATAAATCTGTCAGATACTGTCACGTATCTGTTCTCAGTGATCCCCATACATGGCATTCGCGTGTACAGTATGTGGGTTACAGCATGCATTGGTAGTCAAATAACTGAGACATCAAAATGCAGCCTAATTGGAAAGATTAGAACATGTTTGAAGGTTGTTTTTTCTGCTGCGCAAGATTTTGGTGTGAGATCTAATAGGATTAGATAAAGTCATAATTTCTTCAGCTTCCAGATTTTACTATTAAGCACTccttgtatatatatatttattctttatatatattatgtaaaaatatgtgCGTAGAAAAAAAGGTTAACTTGATTTTGTCACTGATCTTTAGTACTGCTGTCATTTGAGTTGAGTCAAGAGAATTTACAAATTCCTTCCAAAATCAGATGTACGAACTGCAGAAAAGGTTGTATGTATCTGTAACCATCTTCCAGTTGCACAGGCAAATGATTTTagcaatgcagaaaagaaacagaaataatcctCGTATTGTACTTTGAGAAATTAAGGACAGTTTGAAATTCTTGTCATGAATAAACTTTAATGCTTACATGTGTTTCCAGGTTGTATCTTTCTGATTATTTAAATCAGTAGTATCTATTGCTTTCTCTTATGTTCTTTAAAGATAAGCAAGGagtatttttattccaaatttttgttcattttctacatttttgttCCTTAGTGGAATCTATGGCAACAGCACCACCAGAAGGTagctttttgtctgtctttcgTTTTGAAATACTTATGATGTTTCACAAGGCAGGGCAGGATACAATCATGTTAGGTAGTGAACTTACATATCAGAGCAATGTTTTATGTATAAACCATGCTTTTAGTGAGTTTATCTTTTCCATCACTTGCCATTTTTAATCTGATTTCCAGATTCATTGAAAATTCTCATGTTACTGACAGTAATGAAACTCAGAAACCCCTCTGAATGCAAAGGCACATAGATCAATCATATCACTAAGCTGCAGTTAGAACAGATGTACTTAAACACCTATGAAACAGATATactaaaactgtattttataacCTATGATAGTTTACCAAGAACTGAATATGTGCTGTCAGAAGGAATCTGAAATGTAAGTTGTTTAGCAGCTGCTGTAAAGTTCGACAGccaaaaaggaataaaatggcTTTGAATATTACAGATTACCCAGCATAGCTATCAGTTATAAATATGGaaaaacttctattttaaaatgaatttacttCAAAGAGAACTGTGACCCTTGTAACGTGTGTGGGGCACGGTTCCAAATCAATAATATATGTCTGTggaactaaatattttaaaagacttgaCTTGACTGTGTCTTatctaaatgttttcttaaatctTAGGATCTGTGAAATTCCATGTTAGCTTTGCAAAAATATGAAAGACACAGTTCTGTATATCACAGAGTATAATGTGAAGTTTATGCCCATGCAAagcttatgaaatatttctacttaAATGCCTTGCTGTGTTCTGAAGATCCAAGTAAGACTTTCCTGCCCAGTCAGGGAATTGGCCCGTTCTTGGTTAGCCGTTTCCACATGTCAGACACCAATTCAGATATAACACAAACATTCTAGCATAAGATCATCTGTAGGAGAATTCAGAATATCTTCTTGCATGCGGTCCCTGATGCTTAGTCAGGAatgcaaagcagagggaagatTCTCCTGGCTTGGTCCTTGATGTATCCTAGAGGCCTGCAGTGAGGTCATGCTCCATTACAGAGTCCAACACACGCTCACCACTAAGACCTGTCTTTTGAGTATGGGGTACTCACAAAGAGGAAAGATTACTTGTTCTTCCCAAGCAactttctaaatataaattCAGTCGCGTAGACCTTGATCTgcaaaatatctgaaatgtcTTCCAGGTTCATACCTAATTTGTGGAAGGTCTTCTGGCCTCCTTTGTAatgattcagaaaagaaagccGCTTGGCACAGAAATGGTCTGGCAGAACTGAAGTCTGGCAGACAAGAGATGTGATGTTTAAACCCAGAATTATTCCAACAGAGAGCTCAGTTTGACAGCCCCTGGAGGGATCTCTTCACATCAAGTCAAATTGCAAAACTGAGGCAGCCTATTCTTTACTGTGAAATGAGACTAGAAATTATTTAGACAGATATTCTGGTTCATAGACTGACTAATTCCTTTCTGTCTGATTCTCAGTCTTCCGCTGGCCATCATTTAGGAATGGCACTATCCACCACCAGGCAGTGACTCATATTTGGCAGTAATTAGGATGTCATTTATCCTGAACATATACAATATCTCTCTCTACTTCCTGCAGCCATGAGAACATACTAATTTGTATAttgatttctgtaaaaaagctttcatatgcttatattttgttattttttgcatatattttgtttatataatgtttgcttatattttggttttagcaTTTCATGTACTAAATTGTACAAGTATTGTTAACACGTGCTTGTATTTTCACTTCTGCATTTGCTTTAGTGACTTTTTAGAAGTACTTTTGAGGTATGTGATAATGGCAAGGGGGGAGTCTCTTGTGGAAGCGTACCTACtgagagaaaatgcatttctgaattttaaaattcttggaCTTTTATACCAGTTTATAAATATTGATCTTTCTTGCAAATAACTCAGTTTAATACCATAAACCAAATGTAGTTTAAAACCTTTGGGACACATTCTTACAATGGATAGATAAGATTTGAAGACTGTGGAAAATGACCGTATTTTGTATGAATATTCATTCAGTCCACTAATAGCTACTGAGGAACAGCTTAATCTAGGTTTCGTATTGGTAGTGCCACTGAGAAGCAGAAGGGCTTCAAGAAACTTCGTCTGGGACTGCTAAGATTGCTGTTAATGGTGCTACTCAGGAGAGAGGAACCACGTCTGCCAGACTTGTTAGCTCTGGCTCAGCATTGTCTAGTCTTAAAAGTGAACGATTCTGTACAGATCCAGCTAAGAATCCCTGCCCTGTATTTCCTGTACACATACAGTCCAGACCTTTTCATCAGGCAAGACTTTGCCATCCTTCCCGCTCTGTTTCCTGACTCCGTCCCCACACAGGCAGTAGGGAAATGACCATGTGGTTGGCTCCTTAATTCCTGTGTATTTCCACCTGGACAAGAATCATCtgttaagttttatttttgtgcagttAGAATCTGAATATCCCTTTTAAATTtcacagataagaaaaaagacTGTAAAATCCTAACATCAGAAGCTGCAAATGTATGTGCTCATAAAAGATCTCTTACATACTTCTAAACATTCTGAAAGAGTATTTGTGAAGTTATTTTCTcactattttttcttgttttccacaGCCCATCAGTCAGGAGCATCActatcagaaagaaatgagcCCGCTTTCTCATTCCAACCCACGGTAAGATTCCGTTTATAGCCCAGGCAGTAAGGATTCAGTTAGAGTGTTCTGAATATTAAATGTGTCATTCTTTGATTTAAtctgaaatctcttttcaaTTGCAACCTCCTCTCAGAGGGCTTTACTGTTGCTCGTCTTAGTCATTGTCTGCAGCATGTCTGCCTTGTCCCAGAACTGAATCCTGCTCAGTTTGGATGTACCACTGTGTATTTGCAGTACCTGACACAGGCCTTGCTCCTCCACCTGCTTTGAAGCGCAATTCAGCAAACCTTCCTCACCTGACATACGTACACtctcacttatttttttctccctctctgctttgAACTCTTGGAGCTATATTTCTGTAGGTGATAAAGTATCAGGGAATCCAACTTTTACCAAAGATTtgaatgttatttatttatttatacaggTTTTTTCAATAGGTAGCCCAGTCAGGAGAGGGTTTTACAACACTGCAGGATAGTCCAAAGAGATCCTGTCCATAACTTATTTTGTCAAATTTTTAGCTtgatctgttttgtttggtaTCGGCAACAAAATCAATATGACTTTAATGTAAGTTGAGACGGGGCTTTGAGGGCAAGGGGAGAGGGTGGCTAGGGAGAAATAATCCAATTGAGGCAATCAAGAATAATTGTCTGTTTCAGAACTGCCTTGTACTGGTGAAAGCCCAACGTCACTTTCTCAGCCTGAGCAAGAGGTGtacttattttgaaatgtaatcCTTCGCTTTGCCTTGCTGTGATTAACATGGATTTTGCTTGTCCAGGTTTTAACTGGACAATTATGCATGTTGGGAGGGGTAGGAGGAGAGGACATTTCAGGTACAACTTCTTGATCTTTTATCAGCAGTCTGAAATGTGTTATATTTCTTCGCACACAGATGTTCTCAGTCGTTTGTCTCATTTGCCATCCACATTTTTATTACCTTGTTGTTAGATTTTATGAAGTGAATGCTGTGAAACTTATTGTGTGAGTTTGTCCAGATGCATCGGTTTCTGCATCATGCAGCCATATGTTTCCTAGTGCACATAGTATATTATTTATCACATAGTGCACATAGTATATTAGGAATCCTGGATTCCTCTTCCTTGTCATGTGTAAATCACGGTGCTCATGTTGGTCTAGAACAACCTCTCCACCTTGGGTGCTGGTTATCAGAGGAGCTGTCTCTGTCCTTATGAATTGTTACACTGCATGAAGTGGACGGAGACACTCGACTATAGCCCACAGAGTAAGATATGAGGTACCTTTTGATTGACACATTGTCAAGGACTCTTTATTCCAGAATGGATTTCATCATTCTGGATGGCAGAAGAATTGCCTATATTTTAGTGCATGCTAGATTATCTTCTTTTTGCCCATACATTGGCTGAGTCatgatttgttatttttatgcgTGTACTGAAACAATTTGGTACTCGGTAATTTTATATACcgaaaaacagaataaacacCATTGTCTGTAAAACCAAAGCATTTCATCATATCAAGTTAATATAATCAACAATGAAACcttatatttctgtaaaataaatttgaaaacaaaataatataaaattcaaCTTAGTTCTTAAGCTTTTTTAATCCAGTTCATGCAGTACCCACACtttttttagaagtaatttttgaGAAATGCAGGCAGAGTATTTGTGAAATACCTGATTTGCAAATGCCTCGTGGCTTCAGTAGCCCTTGTGAACTGCCAGAAAAGCATTATTGGGCTGTAAATACAGAAAGTGACAAAATTACGAGGTCAGTTTGCATCATGGTATAAAAACTGGAAATGATGTGACTTGAATACCATTATTCACATCATTACCTTCCATTTATAATGGAAAACTCTGTAATGTTTTTCACAGAGGGCATGTGCCTAAATGTAAGCGAGATAAAATTAATGGTAATTCTATAACTGAGTTCCTAAACTGTATTTAAAgccaattttaaaatgtaatggaTGAGCAACTGGAAAATGTCTAAATCTTTTTAAGGCTTCTATAAGGATGTAGGGAAACACACTGACTGTTTGAAAAATTCATATATCCTGTGCAGATGAGTGGGTATAAATGCCACGGCACGAAGACAGTTACGTGATGCACTTACTGAAACAACAAATAGTTTGTTGTAAAGAGCGATAAAGAATCTGACAGGTCTCCAGTAACTTTAAAAAGTGTAGTAGTGATATTTTCTGGGAAATTAAGAGAGCAAGGTGGAAGCTATTGTCCAGTAAATGTGCCTTTTGCCCAtggaagataaaagaaagagCCAGGAAAGAAAGCACCTGTGAAGATAATGGAATGCAGTCAATAAAAAGACACAGGTAGACTTGTTTTCCATTGGTTCCACTGAGTAAAGGTCATAAGTCTGCCAAGAATGTTGCTACTGCAATACAAATCTCCTCCACATCAGGCTGGTTTGCAGGGCGTGGAACCAGGTAATGAAAGGAGACAGGCTGACTGCAGAGGCTACAGAGCCACATGAGCAAGATGCTGTGCAGTGTTTCAAGCCTTAGCTAAGCAGTTCCCACTGACTGATGTGCTGCGTAGTCCTCTCTGACTTTGGAATTGCTCTCTTCCCTCCAAATATGAAGCTGTAACTGTCTGTGTTACTTCTTCCTGCGATGCAAGGACTTGAAATTGCTGTCTACCCTGCAACTACTTAGTAAGCATTTGTCctccaaaatatttgtttcataaGAGGTTTGGAAGTTTCATTAAAGGAAATGCcgaacaaaaataaacattctggAGGAATTTCAGCCATGCTGAACTGTGAAATGTAGAGCTGCTCTCTGAAAAAGAGCACTTGAGCCTAGTTTTATAAATAGATTTTCTGAATATCTGCAGATGCTCTCCAGAAAATTTGTGTCTgataaaagctgatttttctgtctttgagagAGGTTTTTTCTATAAGTTGAAACCTGTCTTTATAAACATCACCTCATCAGATCCTCTATTGGCATCCTGCTCAACTCTTCCCAAGCTACCAATTAAAATTTGATCTTCTGAAGTTCAAAAGGTATTTCCCACGAACTGCCCCGAAGTAGGACACAAATATTGCAGCATTTCATTGGATATCCTTTCACAAGAAGTATATTTTACTGAAGTAATTCCATACAAAATGTACACTGCAAAGGTTTCACTTAGGTTTTACCCAAATATTTAACTCTACATGTTAAAAGTGAATTGTGGGCACAGGGATTTGATGATGGTAAATGTCTGCCTGACTTGGACTATAGCCAAGAATATGAGAACTGCATGTAAACCACAGGCATCATTTTCGGACAAAAGCTATTGATCAGTGGTCTCAATCTAAAGAATGAGCGATCAAGATGGTTTTCATTCACAAATGGCAATAATTGTTAAACTTAAGTTTAATTTGTTGTCCCTGTTAGTGGCTGGTGCGTTTCATATGTTAACAGCTCAAAAATCTACAGCCTCCCCAAACTACCCTATATATGTGGGGCTGACAGCTTTTCCAAGTGCGGTTAGAACCTGCAGAATTTAACTAGTAGTTAATTAGTAATAGAAAATGAGCTTTTGAAGTATTTGTCTGTGCCTTTGCTGTGAGTTTGGTCAGGGTTACCTGGACGGAATTACCAGGAAGAAAGAGAACCATACACCCTTGTTCGCTCTATCTCTGTCACCACTGCCCCACTGGAAGTGCACACTCACCAGGCTGGTGTGTGCTGGTGTCAGGAGATACCGtacctgcctgggcagccccATGTGTCGGGGTTCACCCCACAACCCCTGACGGATGACCATGACCCGGtgggagagcaggaggggagTCGTAAGTCTCATTACTCTCACTGAGAGTCCATCTGTGACTGATGATATAGGTCGTAAGCCCTGAAATTCCAGAAGAAGCAATGAGATGTCATTTTATCAGGTTCCCATCTTGCCCTTCCAGATTTATGTTTTATCTGTAAAAAGTGCACTGTGGTTTATATCCTTTTTAGCATTGCTGCCTGTGGATGTGACATGAAGTTCCTTGCATCTGTCACTGGCTGATAAGGGACAGAGGTTTTCGACGAATGGTTGTTTGTCACTGACCTCACTTCATGTGGGCTTCGTGTGAGCTGACCTCACTGTCACCTGCGTGGGCTACAGTAGACTGGTCAGGGTATCATCATTCTTCTCTCCTTCACagtccaaaaaaacccaacccccaaaaaactggtaactttttcttcccttttttagTATAAGTATTCCTCC
This DNA window, taken from Cuculus canorus isolate bCucCan1 chromosome 11, bCucCan1.pri, whole genome shotgun sequence, encodes the following:
- the LOC128853236 gene encoding uncharacterized protein LOC128853236 isoform X6, giving the protein MVCSRFCCTQEDVYQRCSSAALWPWREWLMLLKEMRAKCWSGLKTLMFLQLMESEALTLYAFWFDSFIRRSVLHIGSNQFAKGLRPISSVTDGLSVRVMRLTTPLLLSHRVMVIRQGLWGEPRHMGLPRQVRYLLTPAHTSLVSVHFQWGSGDRDRANKGVWFSFFLVIPSR
- the LOC128853236 gene encoding uncharacterized protein LOC128853236 isoform X7 produces the protein MVGFCCTQEDVYQRCSSAALWPWREWLMLLKEMRAKCWSGLKTLMFLQLMESEALTLYAFWFDSFIRRSVLHIGSNQFAKGLRPISSVTDGLSVRVMRLTTPLLLSHRVMVIRQGLWGEPRHMGLPRQVRYLLTPAHTSLVSVHFQWGSGDRDRANKGVWFSFFLVIPSR